A window of the Scandinavium goeteborgense genome harbors these coding sequences:
- a CDS encoding ABC transporter permease: MFHRLWTLIRKELQSLLREPQTRAILIAPVLIQVLLFPFAATLEVTNATIAIYNEDSGKHAVELTQRFARAKAFTHVLLLHSPQEIQPTIDTQKALLLVRFPTDFSRNIDSGHTAPMQLLLDGRNSNSAQIAANYLQRIVEEYQQELLDGKPKPNNSELVVRNWYNPNLDYKWFVVPSLIAMITTIGVMIVTSLSVAREREQGTLDQLLVSPLATWQIFVGKAVPALIVATFQASIVLAVGIFAYHIPFSGSLALFYFTMLIYGLSLVGFGLLISSLCETQQQAFIGVFVFMMPAILLSGYVSPVENMPVWLQDLTWINPIRHFTDITKQIYLKDASFDIVWQSLWPLLVIATTTGSAAYWTFRRNIA, from the coding sequence ATGTTTCATCGATTATGGACACTTATCCGCAAAGAGCTGCAATCGTTGCTGCGCGAGCCGCAAACCCGCGCGATCCTCATCGCACCGGTGCTGATTCAGGTTCTGCTGTTCCCGTTCGCCGCCACGCTGGAGGTGACCAACGCCACCATCGCGATTTACAACGAGGATAGCGGCAAACACGCGGTGGAGCTGACCCAGCGTTTCGCCCGTGCCAAAGCCTTTACCCACGTATTGCTGCTGCACAGCCCGCAGGAAATTCAGCCCACTATCGACACCCAGAAGGCGCTGCTGCTGGTGCGCTTCCCGACGGATTTTTCACGCAATATCGACAGCGGGCACACCGCGCCGATGCAGTTGCTGCTCGACGGACGTAACTCCAACAGTGCGCAGATTGCGGCGAACTATTTGCAACGCATTGTGGAGGAGTATCAGCAGGAGCTGCTCGACGGCAAGCCGAAACCAAATAACAGCGAACTGGTGGTGCGAAACTGGTACAACCCGAATCTGGATTACAAATGGTTCGTGGTGCCGTCGCTGATTGCGATGATTACCACCATCGGGGTGATGATTGTGACCTCGCTGTCGGTGGCCCGCGAACGCGAACAGGGTACGCTCGATCAACTGCTGGTCTCCCCGCTAGCCACCTGGCAAATCTTCGTCGGCAAAGCGGTCCCGGCGCTGATCGTCGCCACCTTCCAGGCCAGTATCGTGCTGGCGGTCGGAATTTTCGCCTATCACATTCCGTTCTCCGGATCGCTGGCGCTGTTTTACTTCACGATGCTGATTTACGGCCTGTCTTTGGTGGGATTTGGTTTGCTGATTTCGTCGCTGTGCGAGACGCAACAGCAGGCGTTTATCGGGGTGTTTGTATTTATGATGCCGGCGATTTTGCTCTCGGGCTACGTGTCGCCGGTGGAGAATATGCCGGTATGGTTACAGGACCTGACGTGGATTAACCCGATTCGTCACTTTACGGACATTACCAAACAGATTTACCTGAAGGACGCCAGCTTCGATATTGTCTGGCAAAGCCTGTGGCCGCTGTTGGTGATAGCGACCACGACCGGCTCGGCAGCATACTGGACGTTCAGGCGAAATATAGCGTGA
- a CDS encoding YbhQ family protein: MKWQQQIRVVTGLSCWQIISHLLVVAVLVMGWMSGTLIRVGLGLCALYAVTVVLMLFLQRHHEERWREIGDFLEELTTTWYFGAAVIVLWLLSRVVQNHLLLGLAAVVILAGPALLSLLIKEKKRSPKTFRWH; this comes from the coding sequence ATGAAGTGGCAACAACAAATTCGTGTCGTAACTGGCCTGAGCTGCTGGCAGATTATTTCGCATTTGCTGGTTGTTGCAGTTCTGGTAATGGGATGGATGAGCGGCACGCTGATCCGGGTAGGACTGGGGCTGTGTGCGCTTTATGCCGTGACGGTTGTCCTGATGCTTTTCCTGCAACGCCACCACGAAGAGCGCTGGCGTGAGATCGGTGATTTTCTCGAAGAACTCACCACCACCTGGTATTTTGGCGCGGCGGTGATCGTGCTGTGGCTGTTGTCCCGCGTGGTGCAAAACCATCTGCTGCTCGGCCTGGCCGCCGTGGTGATCCTTGCCGGACCCGCACTGCTGTCATTGCTTATCAAAGAGAAAAAGCGTTCCCCTAAAACCTTCCGCTGGCACTAA
- a CDS encoding endonuclease/exonuclease/phosphatase family protein yields the protein MNQPSRHFSLKILTINTHKGFTAFNRRFILPELRDAVRAVGADIVCLQEVLGAHDAWSLRVENWPNTSHYEFLADTLWSDYAYGRNAVYPEGHHGNAVLSRFPIEHFENRDISVGESEKRGLLYCRIVPPELATPVHVICVHLGLREAHRQAQLTMLSDWVNSLPENEPVVVAGDFNDWRQRANRPLQQQAGLEEIFTASRGRPVRTFPVSFPLLPLDRIYVKNAQASHPAALPLREWRHLSDHAPLSAEIHL from the coding sequence ATGAATCAGCCGTCGCGACATTTTTCATTGAAAATTTTGACCATCAACACACACAAGGGCTTTACCGCGTTCAATCGCCGCTTCATTTTGCCCGAACTTCGCGATGCGGTGCGGGCCGTAGGGGCCGATATTGTCTGCCTGCAAGAGGTGCTAGGGGCACATGATGCCTGGTCACTTCGGGTCGAAAACTGGCCCAATACCAGCCACTACGAGTTTCTCGCCGATACGCTGTGGAGCGATTACGCCTACGGGCGCAACGCAGTGTATCCGGAAGGCCATCACGGGAACGCGGTGCTGTCGCGCTTTCCGATTGAGCATTTTGAAAACCGCGATATTTCGGTGGGTGAAAGTGAAAAGCGCGGGCTACTTTACTGCCGCATTGTGCCCCCGGAACTGGCGACCCCGGTTCACGTCATCTGCGTGCATTTGGGGCTGCGTGAAGCCCATCGCCAGGCGCAATTAACGATGCTAAGCGACTGGGTAAACAGCTTGCCGGAAAACGAACCGGTGGTGGTAGCCGGAGATTTTAACGACTGGCGCCAGCGTGCCAATCGACCGTTGCAACAGCAGGCGGGGCTGGAGGAAATCTTCACTGCCTCCAGAGGCCGCCCGGTGCGCACCTTTCCGGTGAGTTTCCCGCTGCTGCCTCTGGACCGGATTTACGTCAAAAATGCCCAGGCGTCCCACCCGGCCGCGCTCCCACTTCGGGAGTGGCGACACCTTTCAGACCATGCGCCGCTCAGCGCGGAGATCCACTTATGA
- the clsB gene encoding cardiolipin synthase ClsB produces the protein MKCGWREGNQIQLLENGDQFYPAVFSAIENAESKIILETFIWFEDSVGWQLHEALLNAARRGVSIEVLLDGYGSPDLSDKFVNELTMAGVVFRYYDPRPRLFGLRTNLFRRMHRKIVVVDARVAFVGGINYSAEHVTSYGPEAKQDYAVRVEGPVVEDILQFELANLPGNAEARHFWRRRHRPEENRTPGEAQTLFVWRDNNEHRDDIERHYLKMLANARREVIIANAYFFPGYRLLHAMRNAARRGVQVKLVVQGEPDMPIVKVGARLLYRYLLKGGVQIFEYQRRPLHGKVALMDDHWATVGSSNLDPLSLSLNLEANLIVHDRAFNQTLRENLSAIIEQDCRQVDSSMVPKRSWWNLSKSVLAFHFLRHFPAMVGWLPAHTPKLAQVSPPVQTALETQDRIDPENPGVKS, from the coding sequence ATGAAATGCGGCTGGCGTGAAGGCAATCAAATTCAGCTGCTGGAAAACGGCGACCAGTTTTATCCGGCCGTTTTCAGCGCGATTGAAAATGCTGAAAGCAAAATCATTCTCGAAACCTTTATCTGGTTTGAAGACAGTGTCGGCTGGCAGCTGCACGAAGCCCTACTCAACGCCGCCCGGCGCGGGGTCAGTATTGAAGTGCTGCTCGACGGCTACGGTTCGCCGGACCTCAGCGATAAGTTTGTTAACGAGCTGACCATGGCGGGCGTGGTGTTCCGTTATTACGACCCACGCCCTCGCCTGTTCGGCCTGCGCACCAATCTGTTCCGACGGATGCACCGCAAAATTGTGGTGGTAGACGCCAGGGTGGCGTTCGTCGGCGGCATTAACTACTCCGCGGAACACGTGACGAGTTATGGCCCGGAAGCGAAACAGGATTACGCGGTGCGCGTGGAAGGCCCGGTGGTGGAAGACATTCTGCAATTCGAGTTAGCAAACCTGCCCGGCAATGCCGAAGCCCGACACTTCTGGCGTCGCCGTCATCGTCCGGAAGAAAACCGCACGCCCGGAGAAGCGCAAACGCTGTTTGTCTGGCGCGACAATAATGAACATCGCGATGACATTGAGCGTCACTATCTGAAAATGCTGGCCAATGCGCGCCGGGAAGTGATCATCGCCAACGCCTACTTTTTCCCTGGCTACCGGCTGCTGCACGCGATGCGTAATGCCGCGCGGCGCGGGGTACAGGTCAAACTGGTGGTTCAGGGCGAGCCGGATATGCCGATCGTGAAAGTCGGTGCGCGGCTGCTGTATCGCTATCTTTTGAAAGGCGGCGTGCAAATTTTCGAATACCAGCGTCGGCCGCTGCACGGAAAAGTGGCGCTGATGGATGACCACTGGGCGACGGTCGGCTCCAGTAATCTCGACCCGCTGAGCCTGTCGCTGAATCTGGAAGCCAACCTTATCGTCCACGACCGGGCGTTTAATCAGACGTTGCGTGAAAATCTGAGTGCCATTATCGAGCAGGACTGTCGGCAGGTGGACAGCTCGATGGTGCCCAAACGCAGCTGGTGGAATCTGAGCAAAAGTGTGCTGGCCTTCCACTTCCTGCGCCATTTCCCGGCGATGGTCGGCTGGCTGCCCGCCCATACGCCGAAGCTGGCGCAGGTCAGCCCACCGGTGCAAACCGCACTGGAAACCCAGGACCGCATCGACCCTGAGAACCCGGGGGTAAAATCCTGA
- a CDS encoding lysylphosphatidylglycerol synthase domain-containing protein has product MSHSHPRWHLAKKILTWLFFIAVAVLLVVYAQKVDWKEVWSVIRDYNRTALLSAVGLVIASYLLYGCYDLLGRAYCGHRLAKRQVMLVSFICYAFNLTLSTWVGGIGMRYRLYSRLGLPGSTITRIFSLSITTNWLGYILLGGVIFTIGVVDLPAHWYIRDTTLRIIGGVLLLMIAVYLWACAFAKRRHLTIKGQKLVLPSWRFALLQMLISSANWMAMGAIIWLLLGQQVNYFFVLGVLLVSSIAGVIVHIPAGIGVLEAVFIALLAGEHASQGTIIAALLAYRVLYFFIPLALATVGYLVLESRAKKLKAKNQKAMAE; this is encoded by the coding sequence ATGAGCCACTCTCACCCTCGCTGGCATCTGGCGAAAAAAATCCTCACGTGGCTGTTCTTTATTGCGGTCGCGGTGCTGCTGGTGGTGTATGCGCAGAAGGTCGACTGGAAGGAAGTGTGGAGTGTCATTCGTGACTACAACCGCACCGCCCTGCTCAGCGCCGTCGGGCTGGTTATCGCCAGCTACCTGCTGTACGGCTGTTACGATTTGCTGGGCCGGGCATACTGCGGACACCGGCTGGCAAAGCGCCAGGTCATGCTGGTGTCGTTCATTTGCTACGCCTTTAACCTGACACTCAGCACTTGGGTCGGCGGCATCGGCATGCGCTATCGGCTCTATTCGCGACTTGGCCTGCCGGGCAGCACCATCACCCGTATTTTCTCACTCAGCATTACCACCAACTGGCTCGGCTATATCCTGCTCGGCGGGGTGATTTTCACCATTGGGGTGGTCGATTTGCCCGCGCACTGGTACATCCGCGATACCACGCTGCGGATTATCGGCGGCGTGTTGTTGCTGATGATTGCGGTCTATCTCTGGGCCTGTGCCTTTGCCAAGCGTCGCCATTTGACCATCAAAGGGCAAAAACTGGTGCTGCCGTCATGGCGATTCGCTCTGCTGCAGATGCTGATTTCCAGCGCTAACTGGATGGCGATGGGCGCGATTATCTGGCTGCTGCTCGGTCAACAGGTGAACTACTTCTTCGTGCTGGGGGTGCTGCTGGTGAGCAGTATCGCCGGGGTTATTGTACATATTCCGGCGGGTATTGGCGTGCTGGAGGCGGTGTTTATCGCGCTGCTGGCAGGGGAACATGCCTCGCAGGGCACGATCATCGCTGCGCTGTTGGCGTATCGGGTACTGTATTTCTTTATTCCGTTGGCACTGGCGACGGTGGGATATTTGGTGCTGGAGAGTCGGGCGAAGAAGCTAAAGGCAAAAAATCAGAAGGCGATGGCAGAGTAA
- a CDS encoding Bax inhibitor-1 family protein, with the protein MDRYTRPNSIVQSRSGVQTYMAQVYGWMTCGLLLTAFVAWFAANTPAVMMFVFSSKITFFGLIIAQLGLVFVLSGMVQRLSAGMATTLFMLYSALTGLTLSSIFIAYTYSSIASTFIVTAGMFGGMSLYGYTTKRDLTGMGKMLFMALIGIVLASLVNIWLKSTPLMWAVTYIGVVVFVGLTAYDTQKLKAIGEQIDTSDSGNLRKYAILGALTLYLDFINLFLMLLRIMGNRR; encoded by the coding sequence ATGGACCGATACACGCGTCCCAATTCAATTGTGCAGTCACGTTCTGGCGTGCAAACCTACATGGCGCAGGTTTACGGCTGGATGACCTGCGGGCTGTTGCTGACGGCGTTCGTGGCCTGGTTTGCGGCCAACACCCCGGCAGTGATGATGTTTGTCTTCTCCAGCAAAATCACTTTCTTCGGGCTGATCATTGCTCAGCTGGGCCTGGTATTCGTGCTTTCCGGCATGGTTCAGCGTCTGAGTGCGGGCATGGCGACCACGCTGTTTATGCTCTATTCGGCGCTAACCGGACTCACGCTTTCCAGTATTTTCATCGCCTACACCTACAGTTCCATTGCCAGCACCTTTATCGTGACGGCGGGGATGTTCGGCGGGATGAGCCTCTACGGCTACACCACCAAACGCGATCTGACCGGCATGGGCAAAATGCTGTTTATGGCGCTGATTGGTATCGTTCTGGCGTCGTTGGTTAACATCTGGCTGAAGAGCACGCCGCTGATGTGGGCCGTGACCTATATCGGTGTGGTGGTGTTTGTGGGCCTGACGGCGTACGACACTCAGAAACTGAAAGCGATTGGTGAGCAGATTGACACCAGCGACAGCGGCAACCTGCGTAAATACGCGATCCTGGGTGCGCTGACGCTGTATCTCGACTTCATCAACCTGTTCCTGATGCTGCTGCGTATCATGGGCAACCGCCGCTAA
- the moaE gene encoding molybdopterin synthase catalytic subunit MoaE produces MSETLIRVETARFNVGTEYAWLAERDEDGAVVTFTGKVRNHNLGDSVSALTLEHYPGMTEKALAEIVEEARGRWRLGRVSVVHRIGEMWPGEEIVFVGVTSVHRGSAFAAGEFIMDYLKTRAPFWKREATPEGERWVESRESDQEAARRW; encoded by the coding sequence ATGAGTGAAACCCTGATCCGCGTTGAAACCGCGCGCTTTAACGTCGGCACCGAATACGCCTGGCTTGCCGAGCGCGATGAAGACGGCGCAGTAGTGACCTTCACCGGTAAAGTCCGGAATCATAATCTCGGCGACAGCGTTAGCGCATTAACGCTGGAACACTACCCGGGCATGACTGAAAAAGCGCTGGCGGAAATCGTCGAAGAAGCCCGCGGACGCTGGCGGTTAGGGCGCGTGTCGGTTGTTCATCGCATTGGCGAAATGTGGCCGGGCGAAGAAATTGTCTTTGTCGGCGTCACCAGCGTGCACCGCGGCAGCGCCTTTGCCGCCGGAGAATTCATCATGGATTACCTGAAAACCCGCGCCCCGTTCTGGAAACGTGAAGCCACGCCGGAAGGCGAGCGCTGGGTCGAGTCGCGCGAAAGCGATCAGGAAGCAGCCAGGCGCTGGTAA
- the moaD gene encoding molybdopterin synthase sulfur carrier subunit: MINILFFAQVRELVGTDGLTLDTDAQTVEQLRQQLAAQGSQWALALEEGKLLTAVNQTLVSADHPLTDGDEVAFFPPVTGG, from the coding sequence ATGATTAACATTTTATTTTTCGCCCAGGTTCGCGAGCTGGTGGGCACCGACGGTCTGACGCTGGACACTGACGCACAAACCGTTGAACAGCTGCGCCAGCAGTTGGCCGCGCAGGGTTCGCAATGGGCGTTGGCGCTGGAAGAGGGCAAACTGCTGACGGCGGTTAATCAGACGCTGGTGAGCGCCGATCATCCGCTCACTGACGGGGATGAAGTGGCGTTCTTCCCGCCAGTGACAGGAGGCTAA
- the moaC gene encoding cyclic pyranopterin monophosphate synthase MoaC, producing the protein MSQLTHINAAGEAHMVDVSAKAETVREARAEAFVTMLPETLAMIIDGSHHKGDVFATARIAGIQAAKRTWDLIPLCHPLMLSKVEVNLQAQPENNRVRIESLCRLTGKTGVEMEALTAASVAALTIYDMCKAVQKDMVIGPLRLLAKSGGKSGDFRVEADD; encoded by the coding sequence ATGTCTCAACTGACGCACATTAACGCCGCCGGTGAAGCCCATATGGTGGACGTGTCCGCCAAAGCGGAAACGGTGCGCGAAGCGCGCGCTGAAGCCTTTGTCACCATGTTGCCGGAAACCCTGGCGATGATTATCGACGGCAGTCACCACAAAGGTGATGTCTTCGCCACCGCGCGTATCGCCGGTATTCAGGCAGCTAAACGCACCTGGGATTTAATCCCGCTGTGCCATCCGCTGATGCTCAGCAAAGTGGAAGTCAATTTACAGGCGCAGCCGGAAAACAACCGGGTGCGCATTGAATCGCTGTGCCGCCTGACCGGTAAAACCGGGGTTGAAATGGAAGCGCTGACGGCCGCGTCGGTCGCCGCGCTGACCATCTATGACATGTGCAAAGCGGTACAAAAGGACATGGTGATTGGCCCGCTGCGCCTGCTGGCGAAAAGCGGTGGCAAATCCGGTGATTTCAGGGTTGAAGCTGATGATTAA